In one Streptomyces mirabilis genomic region, the following are encoded:
- a CDS encoding alcohol dehydrogenase catalytic domain-containing protein — protein MRAAVLTQFGAPLTVREVPDPEAGGGEVVVEVLAASVAPYAAEVFSGERTYPLVPPVVPGIGGVGRVVHVGPDATRLRPGDLVWCDSTVRSRDDALTPDITLQGWSSRGEGGARLARYLHDGSYAELMRVPTENVFPLPAAAGDDPARWAALGVHVIPYGGLLAGGLAAGETLLVNGATGNLGSSAVAVALAMGAGRVVAPGRNQAALDLLADRFGPLVRPVPLTGDEAGDRAAMSAAADGPIDMVIDLLPPSAPSSAARMAAMTVREYGRVVLMGGVGMLGGDDLALPYPWIMRNSITVRGQWMYPRTAIVGIIRLLASGTLDLAPERVRSFGLSAVNDAVTYAASHGGPFDRTTLTPPAR, from the coding sequence GTGCGAGCAGCAGTTCTGACGCAGTTCGGTGCCCCGCTCACGGTGCGGGAGGTACCCGACCCCGAGGCTGGCGGCGGCGAGGTGGTGGTCGAGGTCCTCGCCGCCAGCGTGGCGCCCTACGCGGCCGAGGTCTTCAGCGGCGAGCGGACCTACCCCCTGGTCCCGCCCGTCGTGCCCGGGATCGGCGGCGTGGGACGGGTCGTCCACGTGGGCCCGGACGCCACCCGGCTGCGCCCCGGCGACCTGGTGTGGTGCGACTCGACGGTGCGCTCGCGGGACGACGCCCTGACGCCCGACATCACGCTCCAGGGCTGGAGCTCCCGCGGCGAGGGCGGCGCGCGCCTCGCCCGGTACCTGCATGACGGATCGTACGCCGAGCTCATGCGGGTCCCGACGGAGAACGTCTTCCCGCTCCCCGCAGCGGCGGGGGACGACCCGGCCCGCTGGGCCGCACTCGGCGTGCACGTCATCCCTTACGGCGGGCTGCTGGCCGGCGGGCTCGCAGCCGGTGAGACGCTGCTCGTCAATGGGGCCACCGGCAATCTCGGCAGCAGTGCGGTCGCGGTCGCGCTCGCCATGGGGGCGGGCCGCGTGGTCGCCCCAGGCCGCAACCAGGCCGCGCTCGACCTCCTCGCCGACCGGTTCGGTCCGCTCGTGCGCCCGGTCCCTCTCACCGGGGACGAGGCCGGCGACCGCGCGGCGATGTCCGCGGCGGCCGACGGCCCGATCGACATGGTGATCGACCTGCTACCGCCGAGCGCACCCAGCTCGGCAGCGCGCATGGCAGCCATGACCGTGCGCGAATACGGCCGCGTCGTTCTCATGGGCGGCGTCGGCATGCTCGGTGGCGACGACCTCGCACTCCCGTACCCATGGATCATGCGCAACTCGATCACCGTGCGCGGCCAGTGGATGTACCCGCGTACAGCGATCGTCGGCATCATCCGGCTCCTCGCTTCGGGCACCCTGGACCTCGCCCCCGAACGGGTCCGGTCGTTCGGCCTCAGCGCCGTCAACGACGCCGTCACGTACGCCGCCTCACATGGTGGCCCGTTCGACCGCACCACCCTCACCCCACCGGCTCGCTGA
- a CDS encoding GlxA family transcriptional regulator, which translates to MGSATHRVAILVYDGVKLLDVVGPAEVFGEANRLGADYKIVLVSPTGADVTSSIGIRIAVDAAATESAPDTFLVAGADLYPRTPVPRDLIEATRTLAGRAGRVASICTGAFILGAAGLLDGKRATTHWKVAHELAARCRASRVEPDAIYVRDGTIYTSAGVTAGIDLALALVEEDHGPDLTRDVARALVVYLQRSGGQSQFSAPLQGPPPRSPALRRITDLITANPGGNHSLGELAKHLNVSPRHLTRLFRDELSTTPARYVEMIRFDMAKALLDQGHTATQTASLAGFPNYESMRRVFVRKLSLSPAAYQRRFSTARPANAKER; encoded by the coding sequence GTGGGCTCCGCCACGCATCGGGTTGCGATCCTCGTCTATGACGGGGTCAAACTCCTGGACGTCGTCGGCCCCGCGGAGGTATTCGGGGAAGCGAACCGGCTCGGTGCCGACTACAAGATCGTGCTGGTGTCACCGACCGGTGCCGATGTCACCTCGTCCATCGGGATCCGGATCGCGGTCGACGCCGCCGCCACGGAGTCTGCCCCTGACACGTTCCTGGTGGCCGGCGCAGACCTCTACCCGCGCACACCTGTGCCCCGTGATCTGATCGAGGCCACGCGAACGCTGGCGGGCCGGGCCGGCCGGGTCGCGTCCATCTGCACCGGAGCATTCATCCTCGGCGCCGCCGGCCTCCTGGACGGCAAGCGCGCCACCACGCACTGGAAGGTCGCGCACGAGCTCGCCGCCCGCTGCCGGGCCAGCCGCGTCGAACCCGACGCGATCTACGTCCGTGACGGCACCATCTACACCTCGGCGGGTGTGACCGCCGGAATCGACCTGGCACTGGCACTCGTTGAGGAGGATCACGGCCCTGATCTGACCCGCGACGTCGCCCGCGCCCTGGTGGTCTATTTGCAGCGTTCGGGCGGCCAGTCACAGTTCTCCGCGCCGCTGCAAGGACCGCCGCCCCGATCTCCGGCCCTCCGCAGAATCACCGACTTGATCACGGCGAATCCCGGGGGAAACCACTCACTCGGCGAACTAGCCAAGCACCTCAATGTGAGCCCTCGACATCTCACGCGGCTCTTTCGCGACGAGCTGTCCACCACGCCGGCCCGGTACGTGGAGATGATCCGCTTCGACATGGCCAAAGCTCTACTCGACCAAGGGCATACCGCGACGCAGACGGCATCCCTTGCCGGATTCCCGAATTACGAAAGTATGCGGAGAGTTTTCGTGAGGAAATTGTCGCTCAGCCCCGCCGCCTATCAGCGCCGCTTCAGCACAGCGCGCCCAGCCAACGCGAAGGAGCGGTAA
- a CDS encoding HD domain-containing protein, translating to MSEIIAGVEIPETAAVAEATRLMQEMTSPLIYHHSRRVFVFGAMHAHRLGLEPDPELLYLCAMFHDTGLLTPFSDVEQRFEVDGADHARKFMLDRGFPATAADVAWTAIALHTTPGIPGRMGPEIAITNLGVLTDVLGLGLDELDRSQVDEITAVHPRGDFKNEFLQAFVEGLKHRPETTNGTVNSDVLEHFIPGFQRTTTVERIMGAPWPS from the coding sequence ATGAGCGAGATCATCGCGGGGGTAGAGATTCCTGAAACGGCGGCGGTCGCCGAGGCCACCCGCCTCATGCAGGAGATGACCAGCCCCCTCATCTACCACCACTCCCGGCGCGTTTTCGTCTTCGGCGCCATGCATGCTCACAGGCTCGGCCTGGAGCCCGACCCGGAGCTTCTCTACCTGTGCGCCATGTTTCACGACACCGGCCTCTTGACGCCGTTTTCCGACGTTGAGCAGCGCTTCGAGGTCGATGGAGCCGACCACGCACGCAAGTTCATGCTCGACCGCGGTTTCCCGGCCACGGCCGCCGACGTGGCGTGGACGGCGATCGCGCTGCACACGACCCCGGGAATTCCCGGGCGGATGGGCCCGGAGATCGCCATCACGAATCTGGGGGTTCTGACCGACGTGCTCGGCCTGGGCCTGGATGAGCTGGATCGCAGCCAGGTGGACGAGATCACCGCCGTTCATCCGCGGGGTGACTTCAAGAACGAGTTTTTGCAGGCCTTCGTCGAGGGACTCAAGCACCGCCCGGAGACCACGAACGGAACCGTGAATTCGGATGTGCTGGAGCATTTCATTCCCGGCTTCCAGCGCACAACCACGGTCGAGCGCATCATGGGCGCTCCCTGGCCGAGCTGA
- a CDS encoding MFS transporter: protein MSGPREGRRLGRGAAFAVLACANVVMMATASAPSPIYPLYRERWGLSVTMLTVIFAVYVVGLLGALLMVGSLSDQLGRRPVLVAALLVAATSTAIFWTADGVVSLLIARVVQGIATGTATGTLAAGLVELSPKRRPHLGPTTTAVGTSIGMATGAGVVGLLVQSTSRPDAYVFPVLTLTFVVLAAVVLTIPETLVPRAVGLASLRPRVRVPREARPEFFASVPALVAGWSVTGLFLALTPSLVSNVLHVRSGAAGGLSIAALFVANSVGGLWSVRHAARLATLLGAVLLTLGASGLAVAIAVASPAVYAGGSVVAGLGVGLTFNGNLRAISAVTTVKSRSEVFSAVYVISYAALSLPALAAGLAAPSWGLETTGYLYVGFVGALSLGAALRAGRSRAHRPTGDPIRAGWESGPRSERSRC from the coding sequence GTGAGTGGCCCTCGCGAGGGGCGTCGTCTCGGGCGAGGTGCGGCCTTCGCCGTGCTGGCCTGCGCCAATGTGGTGATGATGGCCACGGCAAGCGCACCGTCACCAATCTACCCGCTGTACCGGGAGCGTTGGGGCCTGTCGGTCACGATGCTGACAGTGATCTTCGCCGTGTATGTCGTGGGTCTGCTCGGCGCCCTGCTGATGGTCGGATCGCTGAGTGACCAGCTGGGTCGCCGCCCGGTGCTGGTCGCCGCCCTTCTGGTGGCGGCGACCAGCACGGCGATCTTCTGGACGGCCGACGGCGTCGTCTCCCTCCTGATCGCCCGGGTGGTGCAGGGCATCGCCACGGGGACGGCCACGGGCACTCTTGCCGCCGGACTGGTCGAGCTCTCACCCAAGAGACGTCCGCATCTGGGGCCCACGACAACAGCGGTGGGCACGAGTATCGGCATGGCCACCGGCGCCGGTGTGGTGGGGCTGCTGGTTCAGTCGACCTCACGCCCCGATGCGTATGTCTTTCCCGTTCTGACGCTGACCTTCGTCGTTCTGGCCGCGGTCGTCCTCACGATCCCTGAGACACTCGTCCCGCGAGCGGTGGGACTGGCGTCGTTGCGACCCAGAGTCCGGGTTCCTCGGGAAGCCCGGCCGGAGTTCTTCGCCTCCGTTCCCGCCCTCGTCGCGGGGTGGTCCGTCACGGGCCTGTTCCTCGCGCTCACTCCGTCCCTGGTGAGCAATGTCCTGCATGTGCGGTCCGGCGCTGCGGGCGGGCTCAGCATCGCGGCGCTGTTTGTGGCCAACAGCGTGGGCGGGTTGTGGTCCGTTCGGCATGCGGCTCGGCTCGCCACCTTGCTGGGGGCGGTTCTCCTGACTCTGGGTGCGTCCGGGCTGGCGGTGGCCATCGCTGTTGCTTCGCCGGCCGTATACGCGGGCGGATCGGTCGTCGCGGGGCTGGGCGTCGGCCTGACGTTCAACGGCAACCTCCGCGCCATCAGCGCGGTCACCACCGTGAAGTCGCGGTCGGAGGTCTTCTCGGCCGTCTACGTGATCAGCTATGCGGCGTTGAGTCTTCCGGCCCTCGCGGCCGGGCTCGCGGCGCCCTCATGGGGGCTGGAGACCACGGGCTATCTGTACGTCGGCTTCGTCGGGGCGCTGTCCTTGGGTGCGGCCCTGCGCGCCGGACGATCACGTGCTCACAGGCCCACCGGCGATCCGATACGCGCGGGCTGGGAAAGCGGACCTCGCAGCGAACGGTCCCGCTGCTGA
- the sigJ gene encoding RNA polymerase sigma factor SigJ, translating into MGDGHGPGRCKQEDPLGAEWERHRPAVFGVAYRLLGTVADAEDVTQDVWLRAAGADLQDVDDLRAWLVTVAARRAYDILKSARFRRETYVGPWLPEPLLTGPDASQPVLVDESVSSAMLLIMEELSPPERVAFVLHDVFGLEFGRIAEVLDVSVPGARQLASRARRRVAKTKQSTPQASKAERERVLTVFRAAYEAGDLAGLVRLLHPDAVYVTDGGGKALAARKLIHGGERVAEVMVRTGRQWHPDRIDFAEVGGELAFVFHREGRVYSVDTVQITGDLITAYRRVLNPDKLVHV; encoded by the coding sequence ATGGGTGACGGGCATGGGCCCGGACGGTGTAAGCAGGAGGACCCGCTCGGAGCCGAATGGGAGAGGCACCGGCCCGCGGTCTTCGGTGTGGCCTACCGACTGCTGGGGACTGTGGCTGATGCCGAGGATGTCACCCAGGACGTGTGGCTGCGGGCGGCCGGAGCGGATCTGCAGGACGTCGATGATCTGCGGGCCTGGCTGGTGACGGTGGCCGCGCGACGAGCGTACGACATTCTCAAGAGCGCCCGCTTCCGCCGGGAGACCTATGTCGGGCCGTGGCTGCCGGAGCCGCTGCTGACAGGGCCGGACGCGTCGCAGCCGGTACTCGTCGACGAGTCCGTCAGCTCGGCGATGCTCCTGATCATGGAAGAGCTGAGCCCGCCGGAGCGGGTGGCCTTCGTCCTGCACGATGTCTTCGGCCTGGAGTTCGGCCGGATCGCCGAAGTGCTGGACGTCTCCGTGCCGGGTGCCCGGCAGCTCGCCTCGCGGGCACGACGGCGGGTGGCCAAGACAAAGCAGTCCACGCCGCAGGCGTCGAAGGCGGAGCGCGAACGGGTCCTCACGGTCTTCCGCGCCGCCTACGAGGCCGGGGACCTGGCCGGCCTGGTCAGGCTCCTCCACCCAGACGCCGTCTACGTCACCGACGGCGGCGGCAAGGCCTTGGCGGCACGCAAGCTCATTCACGGCGGCGAGCGCGTCGCCGAGGTCATGGTGCGTACGGGGCGCCAGTGGCACCCGGACCGCATCGATTTCGCCGAGGTCGGCGGCGAGCTCGCGTTCGTTTTCCACCGGGAAGGCCGGGTCTACTCCGTCGACACGGTCCAGATCACAGGCGATCTGATCACCGCGTACCGCAGGGTCCTCAATCCCGACAAACTCGTGCACGTCTGA